In one window of Vibrio sp. DW001 DNA:
- a CDS encoding YigZ family protein, with product MNDQPYRVPAESVEFEEEIKKSLFITQLAHAPTIEAAKSFIEEVKGKHSGARHNCWAFVAGRADDSMMWGFSDDGEPSGTAGKPILAQLSGSSVGEMVAVVTRYSGGIKLGTGGLVKAYGGGVQQALKRLQTLEKKINTQLQLRLDYSFMPLLKNIMARYEASVLNTEFFEQIEMTIEIERRQVSGFTLSVINKSGARIIVSQDTVTPMKR from the coding sequence ATGAACGATCAACCGTATCGAGTTCCAGCAGAGTCCGTTGAGTTTGAAGAAGAGATTAAAAAAAGCCTTTTTATTACTCAACTTGCTCATGCGCCTACAATAGAAGCGGCCAAGAGCTTTATTGAGGAAGTAAAAGGAAAACACTCTGGTGCGCGACATAATTGTTGGGCGTTTGTGGCTGGCAGAGCGGATGACTCAATGATGTGGGGCTTTAGTGACGATGGTGAACCATCAGGCACAGCAGGTAAACCGATCTTAGCTCAGCTTAGTGGTTCAAGTGTGGGCGAGATGGTTGCAGTCGTTACTCGATACTCTGGAGGAATAAAGTTAGGAACTGGGGGATTGGTTAAGGCATATGGTGGTGGCGTACAGCAAGCACTTAAACGACTTCAAACTCTAGAGAAAAAAATCAACACTCAGTTGCAACTAAGGTTAGACTACTCGTTTATGCCCCTATTAAAAAATATAATGGCGCGATATGAAGCGTCGGTTTTGAATACAGAGTTTTTTGAACAGATTGAGATGACAATAGAGATAGAAAGGCGACAGGTTTCGGGCTTTACGCTAAGTGTCATCAATAAAAGTGGTGCGAGAATTATTGTTTCTCAAGATACCGTCACCCCAATGAAAAGATAA
- the hemG gene encoding menaquinone-dependent protoporphyrinogen IX dehydrogenase, which yields MEKILFLYATTDGQTVKICQHIQNELPGYECEFQNLDEKADVDFAAYNKVVIGASIRYGHLSKNLYRFIGRNLEALNHYKVAFFCVNLTARKEDQGKDTPEGSAYMRTFLKKSPWTPKLQGVFAGALRYPKYKFIDRVMIQLIMKMTGGETDSSKEIEYTNWDKVTKYAQSIKEM from the coding sequence GTGGAAAAAATCCTTTTTTTATATGCGACAACAGACGGTCAGACTGTAAAGATCTGCCAACATATTCAAAATGAACTACCAGGGTATGAATGTGAGTTTCAAAATCTCGATGAGAAAGCAGACGTCGACTTTGCCGCCTACAATAAGGTCGTTATTGGCGCATCTATTCGTTATGGGCATCTGAGTAAAAATCTTTACCGCTTTATAGGGAGGAACTTAGAAGCGCTAAACCATTATAAAGTTGCGTTCTTTTGCGTAAACCTAACTGCTCGTAAAGAAGACCAAGGCAAAGATACACCAGAAGGGAGCGCCTACATGCGTACCTTCCTAAAAAAATCACCTTGGACACCGAAGCTACAAGGTGTGTTTGCTGGAGCCCTTCGTTATCCCAAGTATAAGTTCATCGATAGAGTCATGATTCAGCTCATTATGAAAATGACGGGAGGAGAAACGGATTCTAGTAAAGAGATTGAATACACTAACTGGGATAAAGTAACGAAATACGCCCAGTCTATTAAAGAAATGTAA
- the fadB gene encoding fatty acid oxidation complex subunit alpha FadB, with the protein MIYQATTLQVRELNDGIAELSFCAPTSVNKLDLGTLESLDQALDALKNHSSLTGLILSSDKDTFIVGADITEFLGLFAKPEKDLDQWVQYANSIFNKLEDLPVPTLSMIKGYALGGGCECVLATDFRIGDKTTSIGLPETQLGIMPGFGGSVRMPRLVGADTAMELITTGKPKRADDALKIGLLDAVVDTDKLLESAINTITQAKNKRLDWQARRKQKTSALTLSKLEAMMSFTMAKGLVIQKAGPHYPAPITSVVAIEEAATCSRNAALDIERKHFVKLAKSEEAKSLVGLFLNDQHIKGIAKKAAKSANKKTERAAVLGAGIMGGGIAYQSALKGVPVMMKDIAQASLDLGMKEASKLLNKQLSRGRIDGFKMTGILSSITPSLHYAGIEQSDIIVEAVVENPKIKAFVLSEVEAYASEDSVIASNTSTIPINLLAKSLKRPENFCGMHFFNPVHRMPLVEIIRGEKTSEETINRVVAYAAKMGKSPIVVNDCPGFFVNRVLFPYFGGFSALLKDGADFTKVDKVMEKKFGWPMGPAYLLDVVGIDTAHHAQEVMAQGFPERMSKQGKDSIGALFEANKFGQKNGNGFYAYSIDKKGRPKKSLSEDVLPLLESVCANKQAFDDDTIIQRMMIPMINEVVLCLEEGIIASPQEADMALVYGLGFPPFRGGVFRYIDSIGAKYYVEMAAQYKALGPLYEVPQMLLDMAENDGVFYQAQQTGSL; encoded by the coding sequence ATGATTTACCAAGCCACTACCCTACAGGTAAGAGAATTAAACGACGGCATTGCCGAGTTAAGCTTTTGTGCACCCACCTCAGTGAACAAACTTGATTTAGGAACGCTTGAATCACTCGATCAAGCTCTTGATGCCCTTAAAAATCACTCAAGCTTAACTGGTCTCATTCTAAGTTCAGATAAAGATACTTTTATTGTGGGCGCCGATATTACAGAGTTTTTAGGTTTATTCGCTAAACCAGAAAAAGATCTCGACCAATGGGTGCAGTATGCAAATAGTATTTTCAACAAACTAGAAGATCTACCCGTCCCCACTCTTTCGATGATCAAGGGTTACGCTCTAGGTGGTGGTTGCGAGTGCGTATTGGCGACAGATTTTCGTATTGGCGACAAAACCACAAGCATAGGTTTACCAGAAACACAGCTAGGCATTATGCCTGGGTTCGGTGGGTCTGTTCGTATGCCTCGTTTGGTTGGCGCTGACACAGCGATGGAGCTCATCACCACAGGCAAGCCAAAACGCGCTGATGACGCACTTAAAATTGGTTTGCTTGATGCGGTTGTTGATACAGACAAACTACTCGAGTCGGCAATTAACACAATTACTCAGGCAAAAAATAAACGACTCGATTGGCAGGCTCGCCGTAAACAAAAAACCTCCGCGTTAACACTTAGTAAGCTGGAAGCCATGATGAGTTTTACAATGGCAAAAGGCTTAGTCATACAAAAGGCTGGGCCACATTATCCTGCACCAATAACCTCGGTGGTAGCGATAGAAGAAGCTGCTACCTGTAGCCGAAATGCCGCATTAGATATAGAGCGTAAACACTTTGTCAAACTGGCGAAATCGGAAGAAGCGAAATCCCTTGTTGGATTATTCTTAAATGATCAACATATAAAAGGGATTGCCAAAAAAGCCGCAAAATCTGCAAATAAAAAGACAGAAAGAGCAGCAGTACTTGGCGCTGGTATTATGGGCGGTGGTATCGCTTACCAATCCGCGCTCAAAGGCGTGCCCGTGATGATGAAAGATATCGCTCAGGCCTCGCTTGATTTAGGTATGAAAGAGGCCTCTAAGTTACTAAACAAACAGCTATCAAGAGGTCGTATCGACGGTTTCAAAATGACGGGTATTCTTTCTTCTATTACACCGAGCCTTCATTACGCAGGCATTGAGCAATCCGACATTATTGTTGAAGCCGTTGTTGAAAACCCTAAAATTAAAGCCTTCGTATTGAGCGAAGTCGAAGCATACGCATCAGAAGATAGCGTCATCGCTTCCAATACCTCTACGATCCCAATCAACCTACTTGCCAAATCACTTAAACGTCCAGAAAACTTCTGTGGGATGCATTTCTTTAACCCCGTGCACCGTATGCCACTAGTAGAGATTATTCGCGGTGAAAAAACATCCGAAGAGACCATTAATCGTGTTGTGGCTTATGCTGCGAAAATGGGCAAGTCCCCAATTGTTGTTAATGATTGTCCGGGTTTCTTTGTCAACCGTGTACTTTTCCCATACTTCGGTGGGTTTAGTGCACTCCTGAAAGATGGTGCAGACTTCACTAAAGTCGACAAAGTGATGGAAAAGAAATTTGGCTGGCCAATGGGACCCGCTTATTTACTTGATGTCGTGGGAATTGATACTGCTCATCATGCGCAAGAAGTTATGGCTCAGGGCTTTCCAGAAAGAATGTCAAAACAAGGTAAAGACTCTATTGGTGCACTCTTTGAAGCCAACAAATTTGGCCAAAAGAATGGTAATGGTTTCTACGCATACTCTATCGATAAAAAAGGTAGACCTAAAAAATCATTATCTGAAGATGTTTTGCCACTTCTTGAATCTGTTTGTGCGAATAAACAAGCCTTTGATGATGACACGATTATCCAAAGAATGATGATTCCTATGATTAACGAAGTCGTGCTTTGCTTAGAAGAAGGCATTATTGCGTCACCACAAGAAGCCGATATGGCCTTGGTATATGGTTTAGGTTTCCCTCCATTTAGAGGTGGTGTATTCCGCTATATAGACAGTATTGGAGCAAAATACTATGTTGAAATGGCGGCGCAATACAAAGCATTGGGACCACTCTATGAAGTCCCTCAAATGCTACTAGATATGGCAGAAAACGATGGCGTATTCTACCAAGCTCAACAAACAGGCTCACTTTAA
- a CDS encoding TrkH family potassium uptake protein, whose translation MQFRSIIRIVGLLLALFSISMLAPAFVALVYRDGAGVPFVSTFFVLLFCGTACWFPNRRHKKDLKARDGFLIVVLFWTVIGSAGALPFLISEDPAITVTDAFFESFSALTTTGATVIVGLDDLPKAILFYRQFLQWFGGMGIIVLAVAILPVLGIGGMQLYRAEIPGPVKDSKMTPRIAETAKALWYIYLSLTLACAGAFWLAGMSAFDAICHSFSTIAIGGFSTHDASMGYFDSHAINMITVVFLLISGCNFSLHFAAFSSGGVHPKYYIKDPEFRAFFTIQAILFLICFLLLLMHQSYISIYDAFDQALFQTVSISTTAGFTTTGFSEWPLFLPVLLLFSSFIGGCAGSTGGGMKVIRILLLTLQGSREIKRLIHPRAVFTIKLGDSALPQRVVDAVWGFFSAYALVFVICMLALIATGIDELSAFSAVASTLNNLGPGLGDVALHYGDVNDKAKWVLVVSMLFGRLEIFTLLILFTPTFWRS comes from the coding sequence ATGCAATTTCGTTCAATTATCCGCATAGTCGGCTTGTTACTGGCCTTATTCAGTATATCTATGTTAGCGCCAGCATTTGTTGCTCTGGTCTATCGGGATGGTGCGGGTGTTCCATTTGTCAGTACCTTTTTTGTTTTGTTGTTTTGCGGAACGGCATGTTGGTTTCCCAATCGTAGACACAAAAAAGACTTAAAAGCTCGCGACGGCTTTCTTATCGTTGTCCTTTTTTGGACCGTTATAGGTAGTGCTGGCGCGTTACCTTTTCTCATATCTGAAGATCCAGCAATCACCGTTACCGATGCCTTTTTTGAATCTTTCTCTGCTTTAACTACTACGGGTGCAACGGTTATCGTTGGTTTAGATGATCTACCCAAAGCAATCTTGTTCTATCGTCAATTTCTACAGTGGTTTGGTGGGATGGGGATAATCGTACTAGCGGTAGCGATTCTTCCTGTTCTAGGTATTGGTGGAATGCAGCTTTATAGAGCTGAAATCCCAGGGCCAGTTAAAGACAGTAAGATGACTCCGAGAATCGCAGAAACAGCTAAAGCGCTTTGGTATATTTACCTGAGCTTAACCTTAGCTTGCGCAGGTGCATTCTGGCTTGCAGGTATGAGTGCGTTTGACGCTATTTGCCACAGCTTCTCAACGATTGCTATTGGTGGATTTTCAACCCATGACGCTAGTATGGGGTATTTCGACAGTCATGCTATCAATATGATTACGGTGGTATTCCTGCTTATTTCAGGTTGTAACTTCTCTTTGCATTTTGCTGCTTTCTCTTCAGGTGGGGTGCATCCTAAGTATTATATTAAAGATCCAGAATTTAGAGCGTTCTTCACGATCCAAGCGATACTGTTTCTTATTTGTTTCCTTTTATTGCTGATGCACCAATCGTATATCTCAATATATGATGCCTTTGACCAAGCATTGTTTCAGACGGTATCTATCTCGACTACCGCCGGGTTTACCACAACGGGCTTCTCTGAGTGGCCTCTATTCTTACCCGTGCTGTTGTTATTCTCTTCTTTTATAGGAGGGTGTGCAGGCTCTACAGGTGGAGGAATGAAGGTAATTCGTATCTTATTGCTTACCTTGCAAGGCTCCCGTGAAATTAAGCGACTGATCCACCCTAGAGCTGTATTTACAATAAAGCTTGGGGATAGTGCACTGCCACAGCGAGTAGTCGATGCAGTATGGGGCTTCTTCTCTGCTTATGCATTGGTGTTTGTTATCTGCATGTTGGCCTTGATCGCAACGGGTATTGATGAACTTAGCGCTTTTTCTGCCGTTGCATCAACATTGAATAACCTTGGTCCCGGACTAGGAGACGTTGCATTACACTATGGTGATGTTAATGACAAAGCCAAATGGGTATTAGTGGTGTCCATGTTATTTGGTCGATTGGAAATATTTACTCTATTAATTTTATTCACGCCTACCTTTTGGCGCAGTTAA